The proteins below come from a single Treponema phagedenis genomic window:
- a CDS encoding aminotransferase class V-fold PLP-dependent enzyme, protein MRTYPLRSLSLNEAIRLQFKVVDCITREFEGHTFLNRGDLGVVEGFNKPVTTAKAEKVIASIFDAEACILLRGAGTGAIRFGLHSMFNCGDKVLVHAAPIYSTSKTSFDMLGLIPIEADFNEIDEIKKALKNNSDVKGVLIQHTRQKPDDRYDMHTVIETIKTMRDIPILTDDNYAVMKVKDIGVQCGADVSCFSSFKLLGPEGVGVIVGEKLYIDRLISESYSGGMQVQGHESIDVLRGLTYAPVSLAIQAQVNEECVGRLKSGKIPLVKDAFIANAQSKVILVEFSDTIAERVLIEAEKLGAAPNPVGAESKYEITPMFYRVSGTFLKVDPTLKDRMIRINPMRAGADTILNILRESVERAR, encoded by the coding sequence ATGCGGACATATCCGTTACGCAGTTTATCGTTAAACGAAGCTATTAGGCTTCAGTTTAAGGTGGTTGACTGTATTACAAGAGAATTTGAAGGGCATACTTTTTTGAATAGAGGCGATCTCGGAGTAGTAGAGGGGTTTAACAAACCTGTGACTACCGCTAAGGCGGAAAAGGTAATTGCGAGCATTTTTGATGCGGAAGCTTGTATTTTGCTTAGGGGTGCCGGAACAGGGGCAATTCGATTCGGTTTACATTCCATGTTTAATTGCGGAGACAAGGTATTAGTTCATGCCGCACCGATTTATAGCACGAGTAAGACTTCGTTTGATATGCTCGGGCTTATACCAATTGAAGCGGACTTTAACGAAATCGATGAGATTAAAAAGGCACTTAAAAATAATTCTGATGTGAAAGGTGTATTGATTCAACATACAAGGCAAAAACCGGATGACAGGTATGATATGCATACGGTGATTGAAACAATTAAAACAATGAGGGATATACCGATTTTGACGGATGATAACTATGCGGTAATGAAAGTAAAAGATATCGGGGTGCAGTGTGGTGCGGATGTATCATGTTTTTCATCGTTTAAGCTGCTTGGGCCCGAGGGAGTCGGCGTTATTGTAGGGGAAAAATTATATATTGACCGTCTGATTTCTGAAAGTTACTCCGGAGGTATGCAAGTCCAAGGACATGAGTCTATAGATGTGCTGAGAGGGCTTACGTATGCGCCGGTATCTCTTGCAATTCAAGCGCAGGTGAATGAGGAGTGTGTCGGAAGACTTAAGTCAGGGAAGATTCCTCTGGTTAAAGATGCATTTATTGCGAATGCACAGTCAAAGGTTATATTGGTGGAATTTTCTGATACTATAGCGGAGCGGGTGCTTATAGAAGCGGAAAAGTTGGGAGCGGCGCCGAATCCTGTAGGTGCTGAATCGAAGTATGAAATAACACCAATGTTTTACAGAGTATCCGGCACATTTCTAAAGGTCGATCCCACACTGAAAGACCGTATGATAAGAATTAATCCCATGCGTGCGGGTGCCGACACAATTTTAAATATTCTTAGAGAATCAGTGGAAAGAGCGAGATAA
- the yhfZ gene encoding GntR family transcriptional regulator YhfZ — MNLNINNILYQKKGVTISNLAMDLLSKDVGNRIASISNYQKEFQVSRGTMQNAFSYLKEIGAISLRNQGYQGTYIEKIDYKKLQESCLKQEILGIMPLPYSRTYEGFATAIYEQLKDLKFNMAYTRGAVVRLQLVESGIYQFAIVSRYAAEYAIADGRDIECILNFGAGSFLSKHILLLRDKRATGIEDGMKVAYDEESLDQSGITCNLIRNKKVQLVSIRTQQTISALLDGTIDAGVWNYDDIMKNDHAYDLKPIFIEDDKYNAQFSTAVLITKKKDKYLKELLKKKINVEDTIRIMNEVKTGIKDKSF, encoded by the coding sequence ATGAATCTGAACATTAACAATATATTATACCAAAAAAAGGGAGTAACTATCAGCAATCTTGCTATGGATTTGCTCTCTAAGGATGTCGGAAATCGCATTGCTTCAATTTCAAATTACCAAAAAGAGTTTCAGGTATCACGAGGAACTATGCAAAACGCTTTCAGTTACTTAAAAGAAATTGGTGCTATCTCACTTAGAAACCAAGGGTATCAGGGAACATATATTGAAAAAATCGATTATAAAAAACTTCAAGAAAGTTGTTTAAAACAAGAGATTTTAGGAATAATGCCCTTGCCATATTCAAGGACATATGAAGGGTTTGCAACTGCAATTTATGAGCAGCTTAAAGATCTAAAATTTAATATGGCGTATACGAGAGGAGCTGTTGTAAGACTCCAACTGGTAGAATCAGGAATTTATCAGTTTGCAATAGTTTCTCGGTATGCAGCGGAATATGCTATAGCCGATGGCAGAGATATTGAATGTATCCTGAATTTCGGAGCGGGGAGTTTTTTATCAAAACATATACTGCTCTTAAGAGATAAGCGGGCAACAGGCATAGAAGACGGTATGAAAGTCGCATACGACGAAGAATCACTTGATCAAAGCGGGATTACATGCAATCTAATTAGAAATAAAAAAGTTCAATTGGTTAGCATTCGAACACAGCAGACAATTTCAGCCTTATTGGACGGCACAATTGACGCTGGTGTGTGGAATTATGATGATATTATGAAAAATGACCATGCCTATGATTTGAAGCCTATTTTCATAGAAGATGATAAATATAATGCTCAGTTTTCCACAGCAGTACTTATAACCAAGAAGAAAGATAAATATTTAAAGGAGCTTCTAAAAAAGAAAATCAATGTGGAAGATACGATACGGATAATGAATGAGGTAAAAACAGGAATAAAGGACAAGTCTTTCTAA
- a CDS encoding phosphopentomutase, which yields MKRFVVIVLDGFGVGAMDDAPMVRPGDERANTLRSIINDNPDLKLPNLEALGLMNAYGRESNSMKFYPTANYGKINLMHYGADTFMGHQEIMGSLPKKPDIHPFQEKVDEVAAYLVSKGHTINVIEQEGLRFLLCDSYVTIADNLEADLGMCYNVTAPLDYISFDNEYEIGKLVRDVVTVGRVIVFGGTGNTMQDLWNAQEIKNGKFIGIASAKSKSYEQGYRCLHLGYGVDKNVQTPTILGRAGIPVTLIGKVADIVANDQGRSISCVPTEDCMRHTISEFKNMDTGFICTNIQETDLAGHSMSSKTYKEILEISDRSIGELLKFFKEDDILLVMADHGNDPNIGHSKHTRECVPLLVYKKEVHGKKLGTRNTLSDVGASICEYFKVEVPENGISFMQLLNT from the coding sequence GTGAAACGATTTGTGGTTATTGTGTTGGATGGATTCGGCGTTGGAGCAATGGATGACGCTCCTATGGTGCGCCCGGGTGATGAGCGAGCCAATACGCTGCGAAGCATTATAAATGACAATCCTGACTTGAAGCTCCCGAATCTTGAAGCCTTGGGGCTGATGAATGCTTACGGCAGAGAGAGCAATTCAATGAAGTTTTATCCTACGGCGAATTATGGGAAAATTAATTTGATGCACTATGGAGCGGACACCTTTATGGGACATCAGGAAATAATGGGAAGCTTGCCGAAAAAACCTGATATTCACCCGTTTCAGGAGAAAGTAGATGAGGTAGCGGCTTATCTTGTGTCCAAGGGGCATACGATAAATGTTATTGAACAGGAGGGACTAAGGTTTCTTTTGTGTGATTCTTACGTTACAATAGCTGATAATTTAGAGGCTGACCTCGGTATGTGCTATAATGTGACGGCTCCGCTTGACTATATTTCTTTTGATAATGAGTACGAAATAGGAAAACTTGTAAGAGATGTTGTAACTGTCGGAAGAGTTATAGTTTTCGGCGGTACCGGAAATACTATGCAGGATTTATGGAATGCGCAGGAAATAAAAAACGGTAAGTTCATCGGTATTGCTTCGGCTAAGTCTAAGTCTTACGAACAAGGATACAGGTGCCTCCATCTTGGGTACGGCGTTGATAAAAATGTACAGACTCCGACAATCTTAGGAAGAGCCGGAATACCTGTTACACTTATCGGGAAAGTTGCTGATATTGTCGCAAATGATCAAGGTAGAAGCATTTCCTGTGTACCCACGGAGGATTGCATGCGGCATACTATCAGTGAATTCAAAAACATGGATACAGGTTTTATTTGTACAAACATACAGGAAACCGATTTGGCAGGGCATTCCATGTCCTCTAAAACATATAAAGAAATACTTGAAATATCTGATAGAAGCATTGGAGAACTGTTAAAGTTTTTTAAAGAAGATGATATTTTGCTAGTTATGGCGGATCACGGTAATGACCCGAACATAGGACATAGCAAACACACCCGTGAGTGCGTTCCGCTGCTTGTATATAAAAAGGAAGTACACGGAAAGAAGCTTGGAACAAGGAATACTTTATCAGACGTGGGCGCAAGCATTTGTGAATATTTCAAAGTGGAGGTACCAGAGAACGGGATATCTTTTATGCAGCTTTTAAACACTTGA
- a CDS encoding phosphotriesterase family protein — MKLLNGYTLMHEHVTIDLSGVKKDYDCRLDCFDETVKEFKTLYEYGVRNILEVTNIGMGRDVNYIRRVADATGINIIVSTGFYKEPFLPDCVRSNSVKELADIVIKELTIGIEDTGIRADVIGEFGTSKDEMTLMEQKVFDAMAIAAVKTKALVTTHTTLGSIGDKQADYLIAHGVDPKKIIIGHMDLSQDMEYMISVLKKGVTIGVDTIGKLNYCPDTFRVDALKRIKDEGMLSQVVLSMDITRKSSLKYRGGIGYTYIFEEFLPMLKKSGFTKNDIDELLLSNPKRIVSQCGI; from the coding sequence ATGAAATTACTGAACGGATATACCCTGATGCATGAACATGTGACAATAGATTTATCAGGGGTAAAAAAAGATTATGATTGCAGGCTGGATTGCTTTGATGAAACAGTTAAAGAATTTAAGACTCTGTACGAGTATGGAGTACGCAACATACTTGAAGTGACAAATATAGGTATGGGCAGAGATGTGAATTATATTCGTAGGGTTGCAGATGCGACAGGAATTAACATTATAGTTTCAACAGGGTTTTATAAGGAGCCTTTTTTGCCGGATTGTGTGCGCAGCAACTCGGTTAAAGAATTAGCGGATATTGTAATTAAGGAGCTTACAATAGGGATCGAAGATACAGGCATAAGAGCAGATGTAATAGGTGAATTCGGAACGAGCAAGGACGAAATGACATTGATGGAGCAAAAGGTGTTCGATGCAATGGCTATTGCGGCAGTTAAAACAAAAGCGCTAGTTACAACACATACCACCCTTGGAAGTATCGGCGATAAGCAGGCGGATTATCTGATTGCTCATGGAGTAGACCCTAAAAAGATTATCATAGGGCATATGGATTTGTCTCAAGATATGGAATACATGATTTCGGTTTTGAAAAAGGGCGTTACGATAGGGGTTGATACAATAGGCAAGCTTAATTATTGCCCGGATACTTTTAGAGTCGATGCTCTGAAGCGTATTAAGGATGAGGGGATGCTTTCTCAAGTTGTGCTTTCCATGGATATTACAAGAAAATCAAGCCTCAAATACAGGGGAGGAATCGGGTATACGTATATTTTTGAGGAGTTTTTGCCAATGCTTAAAAAAAGCGGCTTCACGAAAAATGATATCGATGAATTGTTATTGAGTAATCCCAAGCGTATAGTATCACAATGCGGTATTTAG
- a CDS encoding alanine racemase → MFLNQIEKRNRQLVKTAFLLHQNQEILPDSYIVDVDVFLENAELILKSANEKNIKLYFMLKQVGRNPYLASELMKLGYSGAVTVDFREALVMMRHKIPIGNVGHLVQVPQAMIKEIVAYKPEVITVYSKEKIQAIEDAAKELRIKQGIMLRVYGDNDTLYSGQMAGIHLHELKETVLWIKSNCLHVEIKGITSFPCYLYSEKDKDILPTANLGTVQFANEILKTCGVTAQIINTPASTCCRTLNQMLKYGGNCGEPGHGLSGTTIMHADFELEERPAVVYVSEISHNFGGNAYCYGGGYYRRSHVKNVLVGISYEERRRLLVIPPTHESIDYHLGISDECKIGDTALMAFRFQIFSTRSDVVLVKGIQHGKYEIVGIYDSHGRKKEEL, encoded by the coding sequence ATGTTTCTGAATCAAATTGAAAAAAGAAATAGACAATTAGTTAAAACCGCATTTTTATTGCATCAAAACCAGGAAATTCTTCCGGATTCATATATTGTTGATGTTGATGTGTTCCTTGAAAATGCGGAACTGATTTTAAAATCAGCTAATGAAAAAAACATAAAATTATATTTTATGCTGAAACAGGTTGGCAGAAATCCGTATCTGGCATCGGAATTAATGAAGCTTGGATATAGCGGTGCAGTAACTGTTGATTTTAGAGAAGCCCTTGTTATGATGCGGCATAAGATTCCTATAGGGAACGTTGGACACTTAGTACAGGTGCCACAGGCAATGATAAAAGAAATCGTTGCTTATAAGCCGGAGGTAATTACCGTTTATTCAAAAGAAAAAATACAAGCGATAGAAGATGCGGCAAAAGAACTCCGCATTAAGCAAGGGATTATGCTAAGAGTATATGGGGATAATGATACGCTTTATTCAGGGCAGATGGCAGGTATTCATCTGCATGAACTAAAGGAAACAGTGCTTTGGATTAAGAGCAACTGTTTACATGTGGAAATAAAAGGTATTACGTCATTTCCATGTTATCTATATAGTGAAAAAGATAAGGATATTCTGCCGACTGCTAATTTGGGAACTGTACAATTTGCAAATGAGATTTTAAAAACCTGTGGTGTTACAGCTCAGATTATTAATACCCCCGCTTCGACATGTTGCAGGACACTTAATCAGATGCTCAAATACGGCGGAAACTGTGGTGAGCCGGGGCATGGACTGAGCGGAACTACAATAATGCATGCCGACTTTGAACTTGAAGAAAGACCGGCTGTGGTATATGTCAGTGAAATTTCTCATAATTTTGGAGGCAATGCTTATTGTTATGGCGGCGGGTATTATAGGCGATCACATGTAAAGAATGTTTTGGTCGGAATCTCCTATGAAGAGCGCCGCAGACTTCTGGTGATACCCCCGACTCATGAAAGCATAGATTACCATTTGGGCATATCCGATGAATGTAAAATCGGCGATACAGCACTTATGGCATTCCGCTTTCAGATTTTTTCGACAAGAAGTGATGTGGTATTGGTAAAAGGAATACAGCATGGCAAATACGAGATTGTCGGTATTTATGACAGTCACGGAAGAAAGAAGGAAGAATTGTGA
- a CDS encoding PRD domain-containing protein → MDLKELLYMRTQVLKDNNVIDDKSADYTMNMIDLVLATKPNIEEDKAEIFFTHLAMASQRAIDGLIENPLDDEVLLTVKEHPLYNEALALRNEMLSKTDIEFSQSEKDFLSAHICNFL, encoded by the coding sequence ATGGACTTAAAAGAACTCTTATATATGAGAACACAAGTACTAAAAGATAATAATGTGATTGATGATAAGAGTGCCGACTATACGATGAACATGATAGATTTAGTGCTTGCAACTAAGCCAAATATTGAGGAGGACAAAGCCGAAATATTTTTTACACATCTTGCGATGGCAAGTCAACGAGCCATAGACGGACTTATAGAAAATCCATTAGACGATGAAGTACTTTTAACTGTAAAAGAGCATCCTTTGTATAATGAAGCTCTTGCATTAAGAAACGAAATGCTGTCGAAAACAGATATCGAATTCTCACAATCGGAGAAAGATTTTCTGTCTGCGCATATATGTAATTTTTTATAA
- a CDS encoding serine hydrolase, with product MKLMKKLKAVLVLSVIIVISAFLVSCGKTLEKTVTTQDKKIQEDMHLPKELDASLDTKIDGIVQKYIENGTITGGVILASKDGKIVFEKAYGYAHLYELTDVRDLANPKAKRLKTPQTTELNTLYDLASCTKVMATTQSIMKLYFEGKLTVTDKVAKYLPEFAQNGKENVTIEQLLTHTSGLPQWKPTFLYVNKDRNAELQLIEQLPLIFKPGEVKYSDFGFMTLGFIVEKITGMGMDAYVETEIYKPLGMTNTMYKPLDKGIPKNRIAATSWGNPFEYRMVDEERFPDFGYDCTEDKEAFKKFKGWRTEVLTGQTNDGNTAMANDGVAGHAGVFSTAEDLAILGQLMLNGGTYNSITLYDQKTIDLFSANHLGENNRGYGFEMKKKYMGKTATDKMFGHNGFTGTHVTFDKENNMQIIVLTNKQNLGLTKAGKYHSTFDLAAEVADVFVEKLTKEAL from the coding sequence ATGAAATTAATGAAAAAACTAAAAGCAGTATTGGTGCTTAGTGTTATTATAGTAATTTCCGCGTTTCTGGTAAGTTGTGGAAAGACTCTTGAAAAGACTGTTACGACTCAGGATAAGAAAATTCAGGAAGATATGCATCTCCCTAAAGAATTAGATGCTTCGCTTGATACAAAAATAGACGGTATTGTACAAAAATACATTGAAAACGGCACCATCACGGGAGGAGTTATATTGGCTTCCAAGGATGGAAAGATTGTATTTGAAAAAGCTTATGGGTATGCTCATTTGTACGAACTTACGGATGTGCGTGATCTCGCAAATCCAAAGGCTAAAAGACTCAAAACTCCACAAACAACGGAATTGAATACATTATATGATTTGGCATCGTGTACTAAGGTAATGGCGACCACTCAGTCTATTATGAAGTTATACTTCGAGGGAAAACTTACTGTAACGGATAAAGTTGCTAAGTATTTGCCTGAATTTGCACAGAACGGAAAAGAGAATGTTACTATTGAACAGCTTTTAACTCATACCTCAGGATTACCTCAGTGGAAACCGACTTTTTTATATGTGAATAAAGACAGGAATGCGGAACTTCAATTGATTGAGCAGCTTCCGCTGATTTTTAAACCGGGAGAAGTGAAATACAGTGACTTTGGTTTTATGACGCTGGGATTTATTGTAGAAAAAATTACAGGAATGGGAATGGATGCATATGTGGAAACTGAGATTTATAAACCGCTCGGTATGACGAATACGATGTATAAGCCGCTCGACAAAGGGATCCCAAAGAATCGTATAGCGGCAACTTCGTGGGGAAATCCGTTTGAGTACAGGATGGTGGATGAGGAACGATTTCCGGACTTTGGTTATGATTGCACCGAAGATAAAGAAGCGTTTAAGAAGTTTAAAGGATGGAGAACAGAAGTATTAACAGGGCAGACTAATGACGGTAACACTGCTATGGCAAACGATGGAGTTGCAGGACATGCAGGCGTTTTTTCAACTGCGGAGGATCTTGCAATCCTAGGACAGCTCATGTTAAACGGAGGAACTTACAACAGTATAACTCTTTATGATCAAAAGACTATTGATTTGTTTTCTGCAAACCACTTAGGCGAAAACAATAGAGGTTACGGATTTGAGATGAAAAAAAAATATATGGGAAAAACGGCAACGGATAAAATGTTCGGGCATAATGGATTTACAGGAACGCACGTGACCTTTGACAAAGAAAATAATATGCAAATAATAGTTTTAACGAACAAGCAGAATCTTGGATTGACTAAAGCAGGAAAGTATCACAGCACGTTTGATTTGGCAGCAGAAGTGGCAGATGTATTTGTGGAAAAATTAACAAAAGAAGCGTTGTAA
- a CDS encoding DDE-type integrase/transposase/recombinase produces the protein MRRRKHPKEYYKQKKEERKNLPANILNREFVATAFLSKLVTDISYFRVKDGWLYLSAILDLYNREIVAYVCSRHVDAKLAVDSVTHLAEKYSLKEVLLHSDQGATYTSHAYRIIRWHNTNEQFTVKEYYVRKRRKYFDTWIKKDGSGLKAIFIKDIIYLLYKTKVIEEYCKVNSSSLIEYEISKGLYLNPTS, from the coding sequence ATACGCCGACGAAAGCATCCAAAAGAGTATTATAAGCAGAAAAAGGAAGAACGAAAAAATCTTCCGGCAAATATTCTTAACCGAGAGTTTGTCGCAACGGCATTTTTAAGCAAGCTGGTTACGGACATATCATATTTTAGAGTAAAAGACGGCTGGTTATATTTAAGCGCAATATTGGATTTATACAATCGAGAGATAGTTGCCTATGTGTGTTCACGGCATGTGGATGCGAAACTTGCCGTTGACAGCGTTACGCACCTAGCCGAAAAATATAGTCTTAAAGAAGTCCTCCTACATAGCGATCAAGGAGCAACGTATACATCACATGCGTACCGAATTATCAGGTGGCACAACACCAATGAACAGTTTACTGTAAAGGAATACTATGTTAGAAAAAGAAGAAAGTATTTTGATACATGGATCAAAAAAGACGGATCCGGATTAAAAGCTATTTTTATAAAGGACATTATTTATCTTTTATATAAAACAAAGGTTATTGAGGAATATTGTAAAGTTAACTCATCATCTTTAATTGAGTATGAAATATCAAAAGGGTTATACTTAAACCCAACCTCATAA
- the murD gene encoding UDP-N-acetylmuramoyl-L-alanine--D-glutamate ligase, translating into MIDSLDKIKGLRVTVMGLGLNGGGLASARFFAKHGAVVTVTDMKSEKDLEESVLQLKEYPSIRFVLGRHDVKDFESADLVIKNPAVKRAGNVYLDAAKHIESDVSVFLRLTDAPILAVTGSKGKSSTVSALQYGLQGMGFRSFLGGNITISPLDFLSETGKDTPVVLELSSWQLADLRGKKLLKPEVAVITPVMPDHQNWYGSMEAYVADKKLLYADQTPEEFCFCNYDDQWGKIFASETAAQVFWYSIKPLPENLCGAWLDKSGEVFFRLHAQAEPLRLLPNEIMVPGSILKENVMNAAAAIFLFVRKQRGSFADTALSDLELAAKLSAVMKTYPGLEHRLEFFYEQGGVRFYNDTTATVPEATAAALDAFTEKPVLICGGTDKKLDFTPIAKAAGKAKEIFLLAGTGTDLLAPLLEKKNIAYRGPFANLDDLLICVKDCVQAGDRVVFSPGATSFGMFQNEFDRGRQFKIKVQQIFTT; encoded by the coding sequence ATGATTGATTCTTTGGACAAGATAAAGGGGTTGCGTGTTACCGTGATGGGGCTTGGGCTGAATGGAGGCGGGCTTGCAAGTGCGCGGTTTTTTGCAAAGCACGGGGCGGTTGTAACCGTTACCGATATGAAAAGCGAAAAAGATTTGGAAGAATCCGTTTTGCAGCTGAAGGAGTATCCGTCAATTCGGTTTGTGCTGGGCAGGCATGATGTCAAGGATTTTGAGTCGGCGGATTTGGTGATAAAAAATCCGGCGGTAAAGCGTGCAGGGAATGTGTATCTGGATGCGGCTAAGCATATCGAGAGCGATGTTTCCGTGTTTTTGCGTTTAACCGACGCACCGATTTTGGCGGTAACCGGAAGTAAGGGAAAGTCATCTACGGTGAGTGCCTTGCAGTACGGTTTGCAGGGCATGGGCTTTCGCTCTTTTTTGGGTGGGAATATTACTATCAGCCCGCTTGATTTTTTAAGCGAAACAGGCAAAGACACGCCCGTTGTGCTTGAACTTTCGAGTTGGCAGCTTGCAGACCTTCGCGGGAAAAAACTTTTGAAGCCGGAAGTCGCCGTAATTACGCCGGTTATGCCCGACCATCAAAATTGGTACGGCAGTATGGAAGCGTATGTTGCCGATAAAAAACTTTTGTATGCAGACCAAACTCCGGAAGAGTTTTGCTTTTGCAATTATGATGATCAATGGGGAAAAATTTTTGCCTCTGAAACCGCGGCGCAAGTGTTTTGGTATTCAATCAAGCCGCTGCCGGAAAATCTTTGCGGCGCGTGGCTTGATAAAAGCGGCGAAGTTTTTTTTAGGCTGCACGCGCAAGCCGAGCCTTTACGCCTTTTGCCAAATGAAATTATGGTGCCGGGCTCTATTTTAAAAGAGAATGTGATGAATGCCGCCGCCGCGATTTTTCTTTTTGTCAGAAAGCAGCGCGGTTCGTTTGCCGATACGGCATTAAGCGATTTAGAGCTGGCAGCAAAACTTTCCGCAGTTATGAAAACCTATCCAGGACTTGAGCATCGGCTTGAATTTTTTTATGAGCAAGGCGGTGTGCGCTTTTACAATGACACTACTGCCACCGTTCCCGAAGCAACGGCTGCGGCACTTGATGCCTTTACCGAAAAGCCGGTGTTAATTTGTGGCGGCACAGATAAAAAGTTGGACTTTACACCGATAGCCAAAGCGGCGGGAAAGGCAAAAGAAATTTTTTTATTAGCGGGCACGGGAACCGATTTACTCGCGCCTCTTTTGGAAAAGAAAAATATCGCGTATCGGGGGCCGTTTGCCAATCTTGATGATTTACTTATCTGTGTAAAGGATTGTGTGCAAGCAGGTGACCGAGTAGTGTTTTCTCCGGGGGCAACCAGTTTCGGGATGTTCCAAAATGAGTTTGACCGCGGCAGGCAATTTAAAATAAAGGTGCAGCAGATTTTTACCACATGA
- a CDS encoding YhfT family protein, with protein sequence MSYLVIALIGAFASVLSNQGIAVFNDGFRPIVGQYFNKEISRKELAAMSFAISFGLVIGFGIPTSIAASIILIHCLLLTTDIIGSFCPDTKLGMILSAVIGAGYGLGILLGLEFVVNLFAQMPYNFTKELGSVSAYVTVAFAVFPAISVAEQHGFKKGAITAAVSVLVYYLIKKFGVFSISGKPVRLNAEGMAMLIGMLLMIFYAAQKKGTDANNEALTIGFEGNVARIRKNWPFLMVMGGLIAVGTSMSMIAGDPVSLALLGKGEYTNAALTALARAIGFVPLVFTTAIVTGVYGAAGCTFVFVAGLLLHGNPIAAFLVGVVIMLAEIALINLFAKGMDRFPGVKDMGEYVRTSMNKVLEVSLLAGGIVSAEKMAGAASGYSGIGALFVIGAFLLNKKSKKPIVDMAIGPVACIIFGILLNVLTIIGLIVAPEVK encoded by the coding sequence ATGAGTTATTTAGTAATTGCTTTGATCGGAGCTTTTGCATCCGTTCTATCAAATCAGGGTATAGCCGTATTTAATGACGGATTTCGCCCGATTGTAGGTCAATATTTCAATAAGGAGATTTCAAGAAAAGAATTAGCTGCCATGAGCTTTGCCATAAGCTTCGGTTTGGTTATAGGTTTTGGTATACCGACTTCTATTGCTGCCAGTATTATTTTGATTCATTGCCTGTTATTAACAACTGATATTATAGGCTCGTTTTGTCCTGATACAAAGCTTGGAATGATTTTATCAGCAGTAATTGGTGCAGGCTATGGACTTGGAATCTTGTTAGGGCTTGAGTTTGTCGTGAATCTGTTTGCACAGATGCCCTACAATTTTACAAAAGAACTTGGCAGTGTTTCAGCATACGTAACGGTGGCATTTGCTGTTTTTCCTGCTATCAGTGTTGCTGAGCAGCACGGATTTAAAAAGGGTGCTATTACGGCAGCTGTCTCGGTATTGGTGTACTACTTAATTAAAAAGTTCGGCGTATTCTCCATTTCGGGAAAACCGGTTAGGTTAAATGCGGAAGGCATGGCTATGTTGATTGGAATGCTTCTTATGATATTTTATGCTGCTCAAAAAAAGGGAACCGATGCTAATAATGAAGCACTTACCATTGGCTTTGAGGGAAATGTTGCCCGTATTCGTAAGAACTGGCCTTTTCTTATGGTTATGGGAGGATTAATTGCCGTAGGAACAAGTATGTCAATGATTGCAGGTGACCCTGTATCTTTAGCCTTACTTGGAAAGGGGGAGTATACCAATGCGGCTTTAACTGCGCTTGCAAGAGCAATCGGCTTTGTTCCGTTGGTATTTACAACTGCAATTGTGACCGGAGTCTACGGTGCGGCAGGCTGTACTTTTGTGTTTGTGGCAGGGCTGTTGCTGCATGGTAATCCGATTGCGGCTTTTTTGGTCGGAGTAGTTATTATGCTGGCTGAAATTGCGCTAATCAATCTATTTGCCAAGGGTATGGACAGATTCCCTGGTGTAAAGGATATGGGAGAATATGTGCGTACTTCCATGAATAAGGTACTCGAAGTATCACTACTGGCTGGCGGTATAGTTTCGGCAGAAAAGATGGCGGGTGCAGCATCGGGATATTCAGGAATCGGAGCATTATTTGTAATAGGGGCGTTTTTACTTAACAAAAAATCCAAGAAGCCTATTGTAGATATGGCTATCGGACCGGTTGCCTGTATTATCTTCGGTATTCTGTTAAATGTTTTAACCATAATCGGTTTGATTGTAGCTCCAGAGGTGAAATGA
- a CDS encoding DUF2620 domain-containing protein — MRIVIGGQIDKDGIASIVKAQLKDRAEVTIEGDLNAVMAMKAGKYDYYIGACNTGGGGALAMALAILGRSKCATISMPGQIKSDAEIEQEVQAGKVAFGFTAQHKEAVLPILLNAFVTKEEERV, encoded by the coding sequence ATGAGAATTGTTATTGGGGGACAAATTGACAAGGATGGGATCGCTTCAATTGTCAAAGCGCAGCTCAAAGATCGGGCTGAGGTGACAATAGAAGGAGACTTAAATGCGGTAATGGCGATGAAAGCCGGAAAATATGACTACTACATCGGGGCGTGTAACACGGGAGGTGGCGGAGCACTTGCAATGGCGCTTGCAATTCTTGGCAGATCAAAATGCGCCACTATCTCCATGCCCGGGCAGATAAAAAGTGACGCAGAGATTGAACAAGAAGTACAGGCTGGAAAAGTCGCATTCGGATTTACGGCTCAGCATAAAGAAGCTGTTTTGCCTATATTGCTTAACGCATTTGTTACAAAAGAGGAGGAAAGAGTATGA